The Burkholderia sp. NRF60-BP8 genomic sequence CCGATCGACACGCGCTGCGTGCTGATCGAGATGCTGCACGATGAAGAGCGCGCGTGGCTGAACACGTATCACGCGACGGTGCGCGAGCGCGTCGGCCGGCACCTGAGCGGCGACGCGAAGGCGTGGCTCGATGCGCGCACGCAGCCGATCTGACGCAACGCGCGGTAATGGCCGGAGGGCGGCCGGATAGCGGCCGCACGACGGCGGAACAATCACAGCGAGGGCAAGTCATGGCGGACACTGCGGTGATCGTGATCGACATGCAGCGCGGGCTGGTGGAGCGGGCGCAGCCCGCATACCGGCTCGACGACGTGGTGTCGGGCATCAACCGGCTGACGGCGGCAGCGCGCGCGGCGAACGCGCCGGTGTGCTTCGTGCAGCACGACGGCGATGCGGACGACGACATCGTGCCCGGCACGCCGGGCTGGGAACTGCATGCGGGGCTGGTCGTCGGTCGCGACGACTGGCGCGTGCGCAAGCAGGCGAGCGACGCGTTCCACGACACGCCGCTCGCGGCGCAGCTCGATCGCCACGGCATCCGCTCGGTGCTGATCTGCGGCTATGCGACCGAGTTCTGCGTCGATTCGGCCGCGCGCCGTGCCGCGCTGCTCGGCTACCGGACCACCGTCGTGTCCGATCTGCATACGACGAACGAGCGCGCCCACCTGTCGGCGGCGCAGATCGTCGCGCATCATCACTTCGTCTGGAACAACAATTCGCTGTCGGGTAACGCGGTGACGCCGCGTCCGCTCGCAGACGTGCTCGCCACGGAGTTCGCATGACGATCAAGGCCGTGGTGTTCGACTTCGGCGGCGTGCTGATCGACTGGAGCCCCGAGTACCTTTACCGCGAACTGATTCCCGACGCCGCCGAGCGCCGCTGGTTCCTCACGCACGTGTGCGCGATGGACTGGGTGGTCCGTCAGGACGGCGGGCAGACGATCGAGGAAGGTACGGCCGAACTCGTCGCGAAGTTTCCGGAGCACGAAGCGCTGATCCGCGCGTTCTACGCGCGCTGGCACGAGATGATCGGCGGCGTGCTCGAAGAGGGCGCGGCCCTCGTCGACCGGCTGGACGCGCAGGGGATGCCGCTGTTCGGGCTGACGAACTGGTCCGCGCAGACGTTTCCGTATGCATGGGACAACTTCCCGGTGTTGCGCCGGTTCAAGGACATCGTCGTGTCGGGCCGCGTGAAGCTCGTGAAACCCGATCCGGCGATCTACCGCGAGATGCATGCGCGGATCGATCCGCACCTGCCCGGCATCGCGCCGCACGAGCTCGTGTTCATCGACGACAACGCGAAGAACGCCGCGGCTGCGACGGCGCTCGGCTGGCACGGCATTCATCATACGAGCGCGGCGGCGACCGAGGCGCGGCTGCGCGAGCTGGGCGCGCTCGCTTAAGCGGCGGGGCGGACGTCGGGCGAAAAAAAGCGAGCCAAGGGCTCGCTTTTTCGTTGGGCCGTTCCGGAAACGGCCGCTTTCGGCATCCGGCGCCGTGCGATCGCGGCGCCGGATGCCCGGGCCGTGCCGGTCAGCGGCTGATCGGCTTGTAGCGCAGGCGCTTCGGCTTCGCGGCTTCCTCGCCGAGGCGCGCACGCTTGTCGGCTTCGTACTCCTGGTAGTTGCCGTCGAAGAACGTGACCTGCGAATCGCCTTCGAACGCGAGGATGTGCGTCGCGATTCGGTCGAGGAACCAGCGATCGTGCGAGATCACCATCACCGAGCCCGCGAATTCGAGCAGCGCGTCTTCCAGCGCACGCAGCGTCTCGACGTCGAGGTCGTTCGACGGTTCGTCCAGCAGCAGCACGTTGCCGCCCGAGATCAGCGTCTTCGCGAGGTGCAGGCGGCCGCGTTCGCCGCCGGACAGGTTGCCGACGATCTTCTGTTGGTCGCCGCCCTTGAAGTTGAAGCGGCCGATGTACGCGCGCGACGGCGTTTCGTACTTGCCGACCGTCAGCACGTCGGCGCCGCCCGAGATTTCCTCGAACACGGTCTTCGAACCGTCGAGCGCGTCGCGGCTCTGGTCGACGTACGCGAGCTTCACCGTCGGGCCCATCACGACTTCGCCCGAATCCGGCTGTTCCTTGCCGGTCAGCATCTTGAACAGCGTCGACTTGCCGGCGCCGTTCGGGCCGATGATGCCGACGATCGCGCCGGCCGGGATCTTGAAGCTCAGGTTGTCGATCAGCAGGCGGTCGCCGAACGACTTGCTGACGTTCTTGAACTCGATCACTTCGTTGCCGAGGCGCTCGCCGGCCGGAATGAAGATTTCCTGCGTTTCGTTGCGCTTCTGGTATTCCTGGCTGCTCAGCTCCTCGAAGCGCGCGATACGCGCCTTCGACTTCGCCTGGCGGCCCTTCGGATTCTGGCGCACCCACTCCAGTTCCTTCTTGATCGCCTTCTGGCGCGCGGATTCCGACGCTTCTTCCTGCTTCAGGCGCTCTTCCTTCTGGTCGAGCCAGCTGCTGTAGTTGCCCTTCCACGGAATGCCGTGGCCGCGGTCGAGTTCGAGAATCCACTCGGCCGCGTTGTCGAGGAAGTATCGATCGTGCGTGACGGCGACGACGGTGCCCGGGAAGCGCACCAGGAACTGCTCGAGCCAGTCGACCGATTCGGCGTCGAGGTGGTTGGTCGGCTCGTCGAGCAGCAGCATGTCGGGTTTTTCGAGCAGCAGCTTGCACAGTGCGACGCGGCGCTTTTCGCCGCCCGACAGGTGCTCGATCTTCGCGTCCCATGCCGGCAGGCGCAGCGCGTCGGCGGCCACTTCGAGCTGCTGCTCGGGGCTGCCGCCGTCGCTCGACGCGAGGATCGCCTCGTATTTCGCCTGCTCGGCCGCGAGCGCGTCGAAGTCGGCGTCCGGCTCGGCATACGCCGCGTAGATTTCTTCCAGCTTCTTGTTCGCCTGGAACAGGTCGCCGAGGCCTTCCTCGACGGCTTCGCGCACGGTCTTCGTCGGATCGAGTTGCGGCTCCTGCGGCAGGTAGCCGATGTTCAGGTTCGGCATCGGCGTCGCTTCGCCTTCGATGTCCTTGTCGATGCCCGCCATGATGCGGATCAGCGTCGACTTGCCCGAGCCGTTCAGGCCGAGCACGCCGATCTTCGCGCCGGGAAAGAACGACAGCGAGATGTCCTTCAGGATCTGGCGCTTGGGCGGCACGATCTTGCCGACCCGGTTCATCGTGAAAACGTATTGGGCCATTTCGGTGTGAAAGTCAGAAGTGGTTGAGACGACCGCGCAGCGCGCGGGCGGGGCGGCGTCGGGAGATTCGGTACGGAGCGTGCCGCGCGGGGCGCGGCGGTGCGAGCGCGTATTGTACTGCGCCGCCGGCTGCCGCTGGCGCGGTGCAGGCCATTCGGCCGACCCGCGCTCACAGCCATGCGGCGACGCCCCCGTGCCCCGAGCAGGTGCCGCGCCGGTGCCGGCTGAAGCTATACGTGCCGTCGCGGCAACGCGCGCTCGCGCCGTCCGGCACGCGGCCCGATTTCGAATGCGCGGGCGCATGCACGGTTTCGCCGTCGCGGTTGCGATACGTGTCGTGACGGTCGAGATCGGCTTCGTTGCCGTAGCCGGGCGGCGCGCGATACGCGTGCGCGGAAGCGGGCAACGCGGCGCCCGCGACGAAGAGCGCGGCGGACAGGGTCGCGGACAGGGCCGCGGCATGGGTCGCGCGATGGAGCAGGGTACGCATGGTCTCTCTCGTTATGTTCGTTGTTGTCGTTGTCGTCGTTGTCGTCGTTGTCGTCGATGCCGGGCCGGTGGCCCGCGCCGCATGTTAGCGGATCCGCGCCGTGTACCCGCGCGACGCTACGCCGCGCCGGACATCGACGCCGCGCCGTCGGCCCGCGCGGCGTCGAGAATCCACCGCCGGAACGCGGCAACCTTCGGCCGTTCCGCGTGATGCGGCGGATAGACGAGGTAGTACGCGAAATCGTCGAGCCACGCGGCGTCGGCAAGCTGCACGAGCCGGCCGCTCGCCAGCTCGCCGCGCACCATCGCGGCCGGCAGCAGCCCGGCGCCCTGGCCGGCGACGATCGCCTGCAGCAGCAGGCCCGAGTCGTCGAACGCAGGGCCGCGCGGCGGGCCGAAATCGTCGATCCGCTGCGCGCCGAACCAGATGTGCCAGCCCTTGCGTTCGGCGTCGTGCAGTTGCGGCCAGCCGACGAGCTCGGCCGGCGTCGCCGGCATGCCGAGCCGCGCGACGAGGTCGGGCGACGCGAGCGCGACGATTTCGACCGTCAGCAGCCGTTCGCTGCACAGCCCGACGTAGCGCCCGAGACCGTGGCGGATCGCGACGTCGACGCCGTCGCGCGAGAAATCCGCGAGCGCATGGCTCGTGACGACCTGCAGGTCGACGTCGGGGCTGGCTTGGCGGAACTGCGCGAGGCGCGGGACGAGCCACGCGGACGCGAAGAACGGCGTGACGCTCACCGTCAGCACGCCGCTGTCGGCGGCGCCCGACACGCGCTGCGACGCGTCGGCGATCTGCCGGAACGCGTTGCGCACCGGCGGCAGGTAGTCGCGGCCGGCGGCCGTCAGCAGGATGCCGCGGTTCACGCGCTCGAACAGTTGCACGCCGAGGTGGGTCTCGAGCGTGCGGATCATCTGGCTCACCGCGCCGGGCGTGACCGACAGCTCCTCGGCCGCCGACTTCACCGACAGGTGGCGGGCGGCGGCTTCGAAGGCGCGCAACGCGTTGAGTGGCGGCAGGCGGGAACGATTCATTCAGTTTTTCTAAAGCGAAAGGCCGACGAAATATGGTTTGAGGCGACGCGTACGCGCGAGTAACGTCGACACATCGGATCGCCTGTTGCGCGGCTGCCTGTCGGCGGCCGATGCGATCAACATAGTTCAACTATATCCACGGGGCAATCCGGATGCCGCCCGGCAGCCGGTGGAACCCGAAAGGAGCATCGTCATGAACCGCCCGGGCACATCGCGCCTTTTCTACGGCTGGTACGTGGTGGCGGCCGCGTTCGCCGTCACGTTCGTCGGGTTCGGCAGCGCGTATACGTTCAGCGCGTTCGTCGAGTCGCTGCAGCGGGATTTCGCCGCGTCGCGCGGCCAGATCTCGCTCGTGTTCTCGCTCGCCGGCTTCCTGTACTTCGGCTTCGGCATCGTCAGCGGGCCGCTCGCCGATCGTTTCGGCTCGCGGCGGCTCGCCGTCGCCGGGATGCTGCTGACCGGCGCGGGGCTCGCGGCCGCCGGCGCCGCGCATACGCTGCTGCAGGTCTATGTCGCGTACGGGCTCGGTGTCGGGCTAGGCGTCGGTTGCGCGTACGTGCCGGCCGTCGGCGCGGTGCAGCGCTGGTTCGTGCGCCGGCGCGGGTTCGCATCGGGGCTCGCGGTCGCGGGGATCGGCGTCGGCACGCTGGCGATGCCGCCGCTCGCGTCCGCGCTGATCGCGCAGGTCGGCTGGCGCGGTGCGTATTTCACGCTGGCCGCGATCGCGCTCGTGCTGGGAGCCGGCATGTCGCTGCTGATCGAGAACGATCCGCGCAGGCGCGGATGGCTGCCGGACGGCGATGTCGCCGGCGAGGGCAGCCGGAATGCCGCCGCTGCATCGACCGGCGCGAACGTGCATGCCGGCGCGACGGTGCGCGAAGCCGTCACGTCGCGGCCGTTCGCGAGTCTCTATGCGGCCTGCCTCGTCTGCTCGTTCGGTGTGTTCGTCCCGTTCGTTCACCTCGTGCCATATGCGCTCGATCACGGCGTCGCGCCGTCGACGGCCGTGCTGCTGCTCGGCGCGATCGGCGTGGGCAGCACGGTCGGCCGCTTCTTCCTCGGCGGCCTGGCCGACCGCTTCGGCCGCCGCGCGTCGCTGCTCGCGATGTTCGCCGGCATGGCCGTCGCGCTGATCGGGTGGGCGGGCGCCGGCACCGTCGCGACGCTCGCTGCGTTCGCGCTCGTGTTCGGCGTGTTCTACGGCGGCTGGGTCGCCGTGCTGCCGGCGGTCGTGATGGACTATTTCGGCGGCCGCAACGTGAGCGCGATCATCGGCATTCTGTACACGAGCGTCGCGTTCGGCACGCTGATCGGGCCGGCCGCCGCCGGCTTCGTCTACGATGCCGGCGGCGGCTATCTCGTGCCGATCCTCGCGAGCGCCGCCGCGAATGCGATCGCGTTCGCGATCGTCGCGACCACCGGGCGTGCGCCGGCCGCTGCGCGCGCGGCCGGCGGATAACGCCGTCCGCTGGGCGCGTCGCGCGGTTTCCGGTAAGGTGGCCGGACCGTCAACCGTCGACGCATGGTCGGGGAGGCATCGTGACATTCGACGAAGTCCGGCAGATCGCATTGGCGTGGCGCGGCGTCGAGGAAGGCACGTCGTACGGCACGCCCGCGCTGAAGGTGAAGGGAAAAGTGCTCGCGCGGCTGCGCGAGGACGGCGACACGCTCGTCGTGAAGGGCGTCGGCCCCGACGAGCGCGCATGGCTGATCGAATCGGCGCCCGACGTGTATTACGTGACCGATCACTATGTCGGTTGGCCGATCGTGCTGGTGCGCCTGTCGGCCGCGCATCCCGACGCCGTGAAAAACCTGCTTCTGCGAGAATGGAACGCACGCGTGCCGGCGAAGTGGCGGGACGAAACCGTCCGCGACGCGAACTGAGCGGCGCGCGCGGCGCACGGGCCGCCGCCGAACCGGATCAAGCGTTGCATCGGTTCGTATCGATGCAACGAGTGGTTCCATCGAAATTCTTCAATTGGTTCTTAGTGACGAACCGTTTGATGCTTACACTCCTTCGCTTCGAAGGCGGCTGACGACAGCCGACGGAACGGGCGTACGCGATGCGCCGGCGCCCGGCGCGCCGCATCGCACCCGCAGCTTCGCAGACTGCGCGGACGACCCGACCGGAACGGCCCGGTCCGGCCTTGTGCCCGCGTGCGATCGCACGCGGGGCCGCAGCCGGATTCGACAACGACAACTCCCCCGCGCCGCCTTCACGCGACACCGGTCGTACCGGAACCGTTTTTTGGAGAGAGACAGATGAGTGGAAGCAACACAGGCCTCGGCACTGGCCTGAAGCAGCGTCACGTGACGATGATGTCGATTGCCGGCGTCATCGGCGCGGGCTTGTTCGTCGGCTCCGGCCACGCGATCGCGGAGGCCGGGCCGGCATCGATACTCGCGTATGCGATCGCGGGCGTGCTGGTCGTGCTGGTGATGCGCATGCTCGGCGAAATGGCCGTCGCGCATCCAGACAGCGGGTCGTTCTCGACCTATGCCGATCGCGCGATCGGCCACTGGGCCGGCTTCACGATCGGCTGGCTGTACTGGTGGTTCTGGGTGCTCGTGATCCCGATCGAGGCGACCGCCGCCGCGACCATCCTCAATGCGTGGTTCCCGGGCATCGCGACGTGGATCTTCGCGCTCGGCATCACGCTGCTGCTCACCGTCACCAACCTCTTCTCCGTCAAGAACTACGGCGAATTCGAATTCTGGTTCGCGCTGATCAAGGTCGTCGCGATCGTCGTGTTCCTGTGCATCGGCGGCGCGGCGATCGTCGGCATCATCCCCGCGCCGGCCGTGTCGGGCGTGTCGAACCTGTTCGTGCACGACGGCTTCATGCCGCACGGCGCGAGCGCGGTGCTCGCGGCGATGCTGACGACGATGTTCTCGTTCCTCGGCACCGAGATCGTGACGATCGCGGCCGCCGAATCGGACAACCCGCAACGCCAGATCGTGCGCGCGACGAACTCCGTGATCTGGCGTATCACGCTGTTCTATCTCGGCTCGATCCTCGTCGTCGCGGCCATCGTGCCGTGGAACGATCCGCTGCTGCCGAAGCACGGCTCGTATCAGCGCGCGATGGAGCTGATCGGCGTGCCGAACGCGAAGGCGATCATCGACGTGATCGTGCTCGTGTCGGTCGCGAGCTGCCTGAATTCGGCGTTGTACACGGCGTCGCGGATGCTGTTCTCGCTGTCCCGGCGCCAGGACGCGCCGGCCTTCCTGCATCGCACCGATTCGACCGGCACGCCGCGCGCGGCCGTGCTGGCGTCGACCGCGTTCGGTTTCCTGACCGTGATCGCGAACTATCTGATGCCGGAGCAGGTGTTTAGCTTCCTGCTCGCGACGTCGGGCGCGATCGCGCTGCTCGTGTATCTCGTGATCGCGATCTCGCAGTTGCGGATGCGCAAGACGCTCGAAGCGGGCGGCGCCGACCTGACGCTGCGGATGTGGCTGTTCCCGTGGCTCACATGGGCCGTGATCCTGTTCATCTGCGGCACGTTGACCGTGATGTTCGTCAGCGAGGAGCACAGGATGGAAGTCGGCGCGACGGCCGTGCTGGCGTCGATCGTGCTGCTCGGGTCGTGGCTGAACAAGCGCGGGCGCGATGCGCAGGCGAACGCGGGGCGGCGGGTGTCGGCGACGTGAGCGCGCGAGCGGCCGGATGCGATAGCACCTGAGTGATACCGCCCGGAAGTATCGTGGCCCGACCGGCGTATGCCGGCCGGGCTTTTTTTATTCATCAAGGATTACCGGGTAACGGCCCGGCCGGCGTCCGCTCAGACGGCCGCGTCGCGATCGATTCGTTCCTGTTGGGAAATAGGCCATCGATGAATGGGCTATTTGTTACCGAAATGGTTTCATTTATTCTACGGGCACTCACAACCCATCAAGAGTCCGACCATGTCGATCCGTCATCTGTTTTCTTCCGCATTCGCGGCGACTGCACTACTCGGCGCCGCATCCGCGAGCATCGCCGCCCCGTTGACCGTCGATGTCTACAATCCGGGCGCGCATGCCATCTTCCCGGTTTCGTCCGAAATCGTTTCGGGCAAAACGGAGGCGATCCTGATCGACGCCCAGTTCCAGCGCAACGACGCTCAGGCGCTGGTGAGCCGGATCAAGGCGAGCGGCAAGACGCTCAAGGCCGTCTACGTGAGCCACAGCGATCCCGACTATTACTTCGGGCTGGAAACGATTCACGCGGCGTTCCCGGATGCGAAGATCGTCGCGACGCCGCAGACCGTCGCCGCGATCGAGGCCAGCAAGGACGGCAAGCTTGCCTACTGGGGCCCGATCCTGAAGGACAACGCGCCGACTTCGGTGATCGTGCCGCAGCCGCTCGACGGCAATACGCTGCGCGTCGATGGCGAGCCGCTGCGCATCGTCGGGCTCGACGGCCCGGCGCCCGATCGCACGTTCGTATGGATTCCTTCCGCGCGGACCGTGGTCGGTGGCATCCCGGTCGCCGCGAACGTTCATGTCTGGATGGCCGACACGCAGACGCCGCTGTCGCACGCGAACTGGCTGGCGACGCTCGACCGGATCGATGCGCTGAAGCCGGCGCGCGTCGTGCCCGGCCACTTCCTGCCGAACCGCGACGGCAGCCAGCCGTTCACCACGGGCGTCGCGTTCACGCGGAATTACGTCAAGGCGTTCGACCAGGAAGCGGTGCGCGCGAAGGATTCGACGACGCTGATCGCGGCGATGGAGGCGCGCTACCCGGACCTTGGCGAGAAGTCGTCGCTCGAGCTGAGCGCGAAGGTTGCGAAGGGCGAGATGCAGTGGCCCGCGCCGGCGCCGTTCCCTGCGGCGGGCAAGACGGTGCGCGTGCAGTTCGGCGCTACCGCGTTCGACCTGAACTTCAAGGACGACAAGACGATGTCGTTCGTCGGCACGGCCGGCCAATTCAAGGGCGTGACGGATACGGTGCAGTACACGGCGCGCGAGGTCCGTCCGCAGGTGTACATGGTGTACTGGCATGAGCCGTCCACCGGTTCGAACGTCGTGCACGTCGAGGATTTCGAACGCGGCGCGGTGGATACGAACATCGCGATGAAGGACGGACAGTTCCTGCATATGTCCGGGACGCTGAAGGTCGTCGGTCGGGAATGAGTCGGTTTTCCGCCATCGAAAAGAAAAAGCCCGCATTCAGCGGGCTTTTTTACGCTCGATGCGACAGCAACGCTCAGACGTTGAACAGGAAGTTCATCACGTCGCCATCGTGCACGACATATTCCTTCCCTTCCGCGCGCATCTTGCCGGCTTCCTTCGCGCCTTGCTCGCCCTTGTACGCGACGAAGTCGTCGAACGCGATCGTCTGCGCACGGATGAAGCCGCGCTCGAAGTCGGTGTGGATCACGCCGGCCGCCTGCGGTGCGGTATCGCCGATGTGGATCGTCCACGCGCGAACTTCCTTCACGCCCGCGGTGAAGTAGGTCTGCAGGCCGAGCAGCTTGAAGCCCGCGCGGATCACGCGGTCGAGGCCCGGCTCTTCCATGCCCATGTCGGCGAGGAAGGCTTCCTTGTCCGCGTCGTCGAGATCGGCGATTTCCGCCTCGATCGCCGCGCACACGGCGACCACCGGCGCGTTTTCGCTTTCCGCGTACTTGCGCACCGCCTCGAGGTGCGGGTTGTTCTCGAAACCGTCGTCCTTCACGTTGGCGACGTACATCGCCGGCTTCGCGGTGATCAGGCAGAACGGCTTGATCAGCGCCTGCTCGTCGTCCGACAGCGCGAGGCCGCGCACGGCCTTGCCCTGGTCGAGCTGCGCGCGCACCTTCTCGAGCACGGCGACGAGTTTCGCCGCTTCCTTGTCGTTGCCCGACTTCGCCGCCTTCGAGTAGCGCGTGAGCGCCTTCTCGATGGTGCCGAGGTCGGCGAGCGCCAGTTCGGTGTTGATCACTTCGATGTCGTCGATCGGGCTGACCTTGCCGGCGACGTGAATGACGTTTTCGTCCTCGAAGCAGCGCACGACGTGCGTGATCGCGTCGGTTTCGCGGATGTTCGCGAGGAACTGGTTGCCGAGGCCTTCACCCTTGCTCGCACCCGCGACGAGGCCCGCGATGTCGACGAATTCGACGACGGCCGGCACGACGCGCTCCGGCTTGACGATCTCGGAGAGCGCCTTCAGGCGCGTATCCGGCACTTCGACGATGCCGACGTTCGGCTCGATCGTGCAGAACGGGTAGTTCTCGGCGGCGATGCCGGCCTTGGTCAGCGCATTGAACAGGGTGGACTTGCCGACGTTGGGCAAGCCGACGATGCCGCATTTGAGACTCATGGAATCCTTCGGACGGGTGAGGCGGCGCGGCCGGACAGGGCACGGCGGCGCGGGAAAAAAGGGCGGCCGGCGCGTGGAGCGCGGCGGGCCGACGGTCAAAAACGCTATTGTACCGTGCCGGCGCCCCGGATTCCGGGCGGGGCGCCGAACGGCCGATGCGGCGGGCCGCCGCGTCGGCGCACCGGCCCGCGGTTCTGCTGATTTCCCGCAAAGTCCGGCCGCGTAAGGGTTTGGCCCCGCGGCTATAATGCCCGCCATGACTGCCCACCACACCTTCGACGTCGCCGTGGTCGGCGGCGGGCTCGTCGGCAAGACGGCCGCGCTCGCGCTGACCCAGTCCGGCTACAAGACAGCCTTGCTCGCCCAGCCGGCCACGCCGCGCCCCGCGGATCTCGCGTTCGATACGCGTGTCTACGCGCTGTCGTCCAGTTCGCAGGCGTTGCTCGAGCGGCTGCGGGTCTGGCAGGCGCTCGACCACGGCCGGCTCGCGCCGGTGTACGACATGCGCGTGTATGGCGATGCGCATGCCGAACTGCATTTCTCCGCCTATCAGGCGTCCGTGCCGCAGCTCGCATGGATCGCCGAATCGTCGCTGGTCGAGGCATCGCTCGACGCCGCGCTGCGATTCCAGCCGAACCTCACGTGGTTCGACGCGCGTGCGCAGGGCTTCGACGTGCGCGACGACGCGGCTGTGCTCACGCTGTCGTCGGGGCAGGTGCTCGAAGCGGATCTCGTCGTCGGCGCCGACGGCGCGCATTCGTGGGTGCGTTCCCAAATGGGGGCCAGGGTAGAGCGGCGCGACTACCGGCAGACGGGCGTCGTCGCGAACTTCAAGGCGTCGCTGCCGCACCGCGAGACGGCCTACCAGTGGTTCCGGGAAGGCGAGATCGTCGCACTGCTGCCGCTGCCGGACGGCCACGTGTCGCTCGTGTGGTCCGCGCACACCGCACACGCGGACGCACTGCTCGCACTCGATCCGGCGCAGCTCGCGGCCGAGGTCGAGCGCGTGTCGCACGGCCAGGTCGGCACGCTCGAATGCGTGACGCCGGCCGCCGGCTTCCCGCTGGCGCTGCAGACGGTCGACAAGCTGATCGCGCCGCGCGTCGCGCTGGTCGGCGATGCCGCGCACCTGATCCACCCGCTCGCGGGGCAGGGGATGAACCTCGGGTTGCGCGACGTCGCGGCGCTCGCCGACGCGATCGCGGGCAAGGAAAGCTTCCGCAATCTCGGCGATACGGTGCTGCTGCGTCGCTACGAGCGTTCGCGCCGCGAGGACATCCGCGCGCTGATGGTCGCGACCGACGGCCTGCAGCGGCTGTTCGCGGTGCCGGGCTCGCTCGCGAAGGCCGTGCGCAATGCGGGCATGGCGTTCGTCGGCGCGCAGCCGCTCGTGAAGCGCTGGCTCGTGTCGGCCGCGCTCGGCTGAACGAACCTTCCGCCGCCGCGCCGGTCGGAGACGGTTCCGTTACGGCGTACACTGTGCCGTGCACTCCGATTGAGCTGAAGGAAGATTTCGATGAAAAAAACGATCCGCATCGCATCGCTGGCGCTGGCCGTCACGATGGCGACGCTTGGCTGCACCGCGCAGGCCGACCAGACCACCGACAAGCTGAAGGCCACGCTGCAAGCCCGTCTCGGCAACGACGCGCCGATCAAG encodes the following:
- a CDS encoding cysteine hydrolase family protein yields the protein MADTAVIVIDMQRGLVERAQPAYRLDDVVSGINRLTAAARAANAPVCFVQHDGDADDDIVPGTPGWELHAGLVVGRDDWRVRKQASDAFHDTPLAAQLDRHGIRSVLICGYATEFCVDSAARRAALLGYRTTVVSDLHTTNERAHLSAAQIVAHHHFVWNNNSLSGNAVTPRPLADVLATEFA
- the gcvA gene encoding transcriptional regulator GcvA; the encoded protein is MNRSRLPPLNALRAFEAAARHLSVKSAAEELSVTPGAVSQMIRTLETHLGVQLFERVNRGILLTAAGRDYLPPVRNAFRQIADASQRVSGAADSGVLTVSVTPFFASAWLVPRLAQFRQASPDVDLQVVTSHALADFSRDGVDVAIRHGLGRYVGLCSERLLTVEIVALASPDLVARLGMPATPAELVGWPQLHDAERKGWHIWFGAQRIDDFGPPRGPAFDDSGLLLQAIVAGQGAGLLPAAMVRGELASGRLVQLADAAWLDDFAYYLVYPPHHAERPKVAAFRRWILDAARADGAASMSGAA
- the ettA gene encoding energy-dependent translational throttle protein EttA, producing the protein MAQYVFTMNRVGKIVPPKRQILKDISLSFFPGAKIGVLGLNGSGKSTLIRIMAGIDKDIEGEATPMPNLNIGYLPQEPQLDPTKTVREAVEEGLGDLFQANKKLEEIYAAYAEPDADFDALAAEQAKYEAILASSDGGSPEQQLEVAADALRLPAWDAKIEHLSGGEKRRVALCKLLLEKPDMLLLDEPTNHLDAESVDWLEQFLVRFPGTVVAVTHDRYFLDNAAEWILELDRGHGIPWKGNYSSWLDQKEERLKQEEASESARQKAIKKELEWVRQNPKGRQAKSKARIARFEELSSQEYQKRNETQEIFIPAGERLGNEVIEFKNVSKSFGDRLLIDNLSFKIPAGAIVGIIGPNGAGKSTLFKMLTGKEQPDSGEVVMGPTVKLAYVDQSRDALDGSKTVFEEISGGADVLTVGKYETPSRAYIGRFNFKGGDQQKIVGNLSGGERGRLHLAKTLISGGNVLLLDEPSNDLDVETLRALEDALLEFAGSVMVISHDRWFLDRIATHILAFEGDSQVTFFDGNYQEYEADKRARLGEEAAKPKRLRYKPISR
- a CDS encoding HAD family hydrolase gives rise to the protein MTIKAVVFDFGGVLIDWSPEYLYRELIPDAAERRWFLTHVCAMDWVVRQDGGQTIEEGTAELVAKFPEHEALIRAFYARWHEMIGGVLEEGAALVDRLDAQGMPLFGLTNWSAQTFPYAWDNFPVLRRFKDIVVSGRVKLVKPDPAIYREMHARIDPHLPGIAPHELVFIDDNAKNAAAATALGWHGIHHTSAAATEARLRELGALA
- the gabP gene encoding GABA permease; its protein translation is MSGSNTGLGTGLKQRHVTMMSIAGVIGAGLFVGSGHAIAEAGPASILAYAIAGVLVVLVMRMLGEMAVAHPDSGSFSTYADRAIGHWAGFTIGWLYWWFWVLVIPIEATAAATILNAWFPGIATWIFALGITLLLTVTNLFSVKNYGEFEFWFALIKVVAIVVFLCIGGAAIVGIIPAPAVSGVSNLFVHDGFMPHGASAVLAAMLTTMFSFLGTEIVTIAAAESDNPQRQIVRATNSVIWRITLFYLGSILVVAAIVPWNDPLLPKHGSYQRAMELIGVPNAKAIIDVIVLVSVASCLNSALYTASRMLFSLSRRQDAPAFLHRTDSTGTPRAAVLASTAFGFLTVIANYLMPEQVFSFLLATSGAIALLVYLVIAISQLRMRKTLEAGGADLTLRMWLFPWLTWAVILFICGTLTVMFVSEEHRMEVGATAVLASIVLLGSWLNKRGRDAQANAGRRVSAT
- a CDS encoding MmcQ/YjbR family DNA-binding protein; this encodes MTFDEVRQIALAWRGVEEGTSYGTPALKVKGKVLARLREDGDTLVVKGVGPDERAWLIESAPDVYYVTDHYVGWPIVLVRLSAAHPDAVKNLLLREWNARVPAKWRDETVRDAN
- a CDS encoding MFS transporter gives rise to the protein MNRPGTSRLFYGWYVVAAAFAVTFVGFGSAYTFSAFVESLQRDFAASRGQISLVFSLAGFLYFGFGIVSGPLADRFGSRRLAVAGMLLTGAGLAAAGAAHTLLQVYVAYGLGVGLGVGCAYVPAVGAVQRWFVRRRGFASGLAVAGIGVGTLAMPPLASALIAQVGWRGAYFTLAAIALVLGAGMSLLIENDPRRRGWLPDGDVAGEGSRNAAAASTGANVHAGATVREAVTSRPFASLYAACLVCSFGVFVPFVHLVPYALDHGVAPSTAVLLLGAIGVGSTVGRFFLGGLADRFGRRASLLAMFAGMAVALIGWAGAGTVATLAAFALVFGVFYGGWVAVLPAVVMDYFGGRNVSAIIGILYTSVAFGTLIGPAAAGFVYDAGGGYLVPILASAAANAIAFAIVATTGRAPAAARAAGG
- a CDS encoding DUF3761 domain-containing protein yields the protein MRTLLHRATHAAALSATLSAALFVAGAALPASAHAYRAPPGYGNEADLDRHDTYRNRDGETVHAPAHSKSGRVPDGASARCRDGTYSFSRHRRGTCSGHGGVAAWL
- a CDS encoding MBL fold metallo-hydrolase, translating into MSIRHLFSSAFAATALLGAASASIAAPLTVDVYNPGAHAIFPVSSEIVSGKTEAILIDAQFQRNDAQALVSRIKASGKTLKAVYVSHSDPDYYFGLETIHAAFPDAKIVATPQTVAAIEASKDGKLAYWGPILKDNAPTSVIVPQPLDGNTLRVDGEPLRIVGLDGPAPDRTFVWIPSARTVVGGIPVAANVHVWMADTQTPLSHANWLATLDRIDALKPARVVPGHFLPNRDGSQPFTTGVAFTRNYVKAFDQEAVRAKDSTTLIAAMEARYPDLGEKSSLELSAKVAKGEMQWPAPAPFPAAGKTVRVQFGATAFDLNFKDDKTMSFVGTAGQFKGVTDTVQYTAREVRPQVYMVYWHEPSTGSNVVHVEDFERGAVDTNIAMKDGQFLHMSGTLKVVGRE